A single region of the Gemmatimonadales bacterium genome encodes:
- a CDS encoding carbon-nitrogen hydrolase, translating to MTTPVVSPGIVPVGLIQMRHSDDRADNLRRAIAGVREAAGRGARIVCLEELFLSRYFCQTEDHAHFALAEPVPGTTTDALANVAAELGMVIVASLFERRAEGLYHNTAAVIDADGRYLGKYRKMHIPDDPQYYEKFYFTPGDLGFRSWETRYGRIGVLVCWDQWYPEAARLTALAGAQILFYPTAIGWLPAEKAEHGEQQQSAWETIQRSHAIANGVYVCAVNRVGHEPGPAGGLEFWGGSFVADPGGRVIAKAGTGEEVLVVPCDLAKVDQSRTHWPFLRDRRIDAYADICKRYLD from the coding sequence ATGACAACTCCCGTCGTATCGCCCGGCATCGTGCCGGTCGGCCTGATCCAGATGCGGCACTCCGACGATCGGGCCGATAACCTCCGCCGTGCCATCGCCGGCGTGCGGGAGGCGGCCGGACGGGGCGCACGGATCGTGTGCCTCGAGGAACTGTTCCTGAGCCGCTATTTCTGCCAAACTGAGGACCACGCGCACTTCGCGCTGGCCGAGCCGGTGCCTGGCACGACCACGGATGCGCTCGCCAATGTCGCCGCCGAGCTCGGCATGGTAATCGTGGCGTCCCTCTTCGAGCGCCGGGCCGAGGGTCTCTATCACAACACCGCCGCCGTGATCGACGCCGACGGCCGGTATCTCGGCAAGTACCGGAAGATGCATATCCCCGACGACCCGCAGTACTACGAGAAATTTTACTTCACTCCGGGCGATCTCGGATTCCGGAGTTGGGAGACGCGCTACGGACGCATCGGCGTGCTGGTCTGCTGGGACCAGTGGTATCCCGAGGCCGCTCGGCTTACGGCGCTCGCCGGCGCGCAGATCCTTTTCTACCCGACCGCCATCGGCTGGCTGCCCGCCGAGAAGGCCGAGCACGGCGAGCAGCAGCAATCGGCGTGGGAGACGATCCAGCGGAGCCACGCCATCGCGAACGGCGTCTATGTCTGCGCGGTGAATCGCGTCGGCCACGAACCCGGCCCCGCGGGCGGCCTCGAGTTCTGGGGCGGCAGCTTTGTCGCCGATCCGGGTGGGCGCGTCATCGCGAAGGCCGGCACCGGCGAGGAAGTGCTCGTGGTGCCGTGCGACCTGGCGAAAGTCGATCAAAGCCGCACACACTGGCCGTTCCTGCGCGATCGCCGCATCGACGCGTACGCCGACATCTGCAAGCGGTATCTGGATTGA
- a CDS encoding agmatine deiminase family protein — MPAEWEPHLGTWLSWPHKEASWPGKFSRVPGLFARVVRLLADHEQVHVNVAGPEMEADVRRMLADAGAGAGNVFFHYNPTNDAWCRDHGPIFLERAMGGAAQGGVAIRREQAVVDWGFNAWGGKYPPYDLDDAVPARIGRELGLPVFTPGIIMEGGSLDVNGRGTLLTTESCLLNPNRNPALSRTEVERYLRAYLGVQHILWLGRGIAGDDTDGHVDDLTRFVDPTTVVTVVEDDPRDENFEPLQENLQRLGAMCDQDGQPLRVEALPMPPPVMHQGQRLPASYANFYVANGLVLLPGYDAARDEIARVTLQRLFPDRRVVVIDCTDLVWGLGAFHCITQQWPAP; from the coding sequence ATGCCCGCGGAGTGGGAGCCGCACCTCGGTACCTGGCTGAGCTGGCCCCATAAGGAGGCCTCGTGGCCCGGCAAGTTTTCCAGAGTGCCGGGGCTCTTCGCGCGCGTGGTGCGGCTGCTCGCTGATCACGAGCAGGTGCACGTCAACGTCGCCGGCCCCGAGATGGAGGCCGACGTGCGCCGCATGCTCGCCGATGCGGGCGCGGGCGCGGGCAACGTCTTCTTCCACTACAACCCCACCAACGACGCCTGGTGCCGCGACCACGGGCCGATCTTTCTCGAGCGCGCCATGGGCGGCGCCGCACAGGGCGGCGTTGCCATCCGGCGCGAGCAGGCCGTCGTGGACTGGGGCTTCAACGCCTGGGGCGGCAAGTACCCGCCCTACGACCTGGACGACGCGGTGCCGGCACGAATCGGCCGCGAGCTCGGGCTGCCGGTGTTCACGCCCGGAATCATCATGGAGGGTGGCTCGCTCGACGTGAACGGCCGCGGCACGCTCCTCACCACCGAATCCTGTCTGCTCAATCCGAACCGCAATCCTGCGCTCTCCCGCACCGAGGTCGAGCGCTATCTCCGCGCGTACCTCGGCGTGCAGCATATCCTCTGGCTCGGGCGCGGCATTGCGGGCGACGACACCGACGGCCACGTGGACGACCTCACCCGCTTCGTGGATCCGACGACCGTGGTCACCGTCGTCGAGGACGACCCGCGCGATGAAAATTTCGAGCCGCTGCAGGAGAATCTGCAGCGGCTCGGCGCGATGTGCGACCAGGACGGGCAGCCGCTCCGGGTGGAGGCGCTGCCCATGCCGCCGCCGGTGATGCACCAAGGCCAGCGGCTTCCGGCGAGCTACGCGAACTTCTACGTGGCGAACGGACTCGTGCTGCTGCCGGGCTACGACGCGGCGCGCGACGAAATTGCCCGCGTCACCCTGCAGCGGCTCTTTCCCGACCGCCGCGTCGTCGTCATCGATTGCACCGACCTGGTATGGGGACTCGGCGCGTTCCACTGCATCACGCAGCAGTGGCCGGCGCCGTAG
- a CDS encoding formimidoylglutamase, with product MSADDPRIGELLGRALGPGDRPRAILLGFPSDEGVRRNGGRPGAAEGPAAIRRALARLTPDPRDGADEARALVERTSDLGDVAVTGDVEADQRHLAAALAPWLGDGVFAIVLGGGHETTYGHFLGYVAAGRDVELLNWDAHPDVREPTPAGGHSGSPFRQGLEHPSAPARRYVVAGLAPQSVARAHLAYVRQHGRAVFRDELTPTVVRELLAAARDPTLASFDLDAVDQAAAPGVSAPGVDGLTAAEWLRIAALTGACPAVRSVDLVELNPRYDEDGRTARLAALTVWQLLHGLARR from the coding sequence GTGAGCGCGGACGACCCGCGCATCGGCGAGCTGCTGGGCCGCGCTCTCGGCCCCGGAGATCGTCCGCGCGCCATCCTGCTCGGCTTCCCCTCGGATGAGGGCGTGCGGCGGAACGGCGGGCGGCCCGGCGCGGCCGAGGGGCCCGCGGCCATCCGGCGCGCGCTCGCCCGGCTCACGCCCGACCCGCGCGACGGAGCGGACGAGGCCCGCGCGCTCGTCGAGCGCACGTCGGACCTGGGCGACGTGGCCGTCACCGGTGACGTCGAGGCCGACCAGCGGCATCTGGCCGCGGCGCTCGCGCCCTGGCTCGGCGACGGCGTGTTCGCCATCGTGCTGGGCGGCGGCCACGAGACGACGTATGGCCATTTCCTGGGCTACGTCGCGGCAGGGCGCGATGTCGAGCTGCTCAACTGGGACGCGCACCCCGACGTTCGCGAGCCGACACCGGCCGGCGGCCACTCGGGCTCGCCGTTCCGGCAGGGGCTCGAGCACCCGTCCGCTCCCGCGCGGCGCTACGTGGTGGCCGGGCTCGCACCCCAGAGCGTGGCGCGGGCGCATCTGGCGTACGTGCGCCAGCACGGGCGGGCCGTGTTCCGCGACGAGCTCACGCCCACCGTCGTGCGCGAGCTGCTCGCCGCCGCGCGCGACCCCACGCTCGCGTCGTTCGATCTCGATGCGGTGGACCAGGCGGCGGCTCCGGGCGTCAGCGCGCCGGGAGTGGACGGACTCACGGCCGCCGAGTGGCTGCGCATCGCCGCGCTCACCGGCGCATGTCCAGCGGTCCGGTCTGTGGACCTGGTCGAGCTTAATCCTCGATACGATGAGGACGGGCGGACGGCTCGGCTCGCGGCGCTCACCGTCTGGCAGCTGCTGCATGGGCTCGCGCGGCGGTAG